One stretch of Cryptococcus neoformans var. neoformans B-3501A chromosome 5, whole genome shotgun sequence DNA includes these proteins:
- a CDS encoding hypothetical protein (Match to ESTs gb|CF190564.1|CF190564, gb|CF185326.1|CF185326): MMMASSVLAPPHSRPISHTPSPTASPKLVPVAGTMAPISLSLSSSASSAPTTTAASHGTLSQSAPTRSFVRGPQARPYGPPMSRKKELDGDTKRFAELVVETVDERRRLSLAASSPVSRGRTLEGEKGLVEMVENVSLQGAHEARSIERRGTQGRMMSGSWEAERADLIVDYPVWSPGCFQDLSTLQSLREKTLSHIHLLLSHLQNAHHIHATYRLLARSAVACPVSNPSPFYHGWGCIRLAPCASQEHGRAGAKVRRASLVHSGRPLSFSPERKMSDSAVIDSDDEDSSPHMSPRTSEIKLREGFWSGSASGSEDEDEEEVADVIVAREIEKRGGKEGMAFLMTLFGQPAIILT, encoded by the exons ATGATGATGGCCTCATCTGTTCTTGCACCACCTCACTCGCGCCCCATTTCCCACACTCCTTCACCAACTGCTTCGCCCAAGCTTGTACCAGTCGCGGGCACCATGGCACCAATAtcactctccctctcctcttccgcttcttcagcaCCTACAACCACCGCTGCCTCTCATGGTACGCTCAGTCAGAGTGCCCCCACCCGCAGCTTCGTCCGAGGACCTCAAGCAAGACCCTATGGTCCCCCTATgtcgagaaagaaggagctCGATGGTGACACAAAGCGCTTCGCGGAGCTTGTCGTCGAGACGGTCGATGAGCGACGGAGACTTTCACTGGCTGCTAGCTCTCCAGTCTCACGCGGGAGGACGCTCGAGGGTGAGAAAGGTTTGGTCGAAATGGTGGAGAATGTAAGCTTGCAAGGCGCACATGAAGCGAGGAGCATTGAGAGACGGGGTACGCAAGGCAGGATGATGAGCGGCAGCTGGGAAGCCGAAAGGGCGGACCTCATTGTCGATTATCCAGTCTGGAGCCCCGGCTGCTTCCAAG ACCTCTCTACCCTTCAATCACTCCGCGAAAAGACGCTGTCCCACATCCACCTGCTTTTGTCCCACCTCCAGAACGCCCATCACATTCACGCGACCTATCGTCTTTTGGCACGGTCTGCCGTGGCTTGCCCCGTATCCAACCCCTCGCCTTTCTATCACGGTTGGGGCTGCATCCGCCTGGCTCCGTGTGCCTCTCAAGAGCATGGTCGAGCTGGTGCTAAAGTTCGACGGGCAAGCTTGGTTCACTCCGGCAGACCGTTGTCCTTTTCTCCAGAGCGAAAGATGAGCGACAGCGCAGTGATCGACTCTGACGATGAAGACTCGTCTCCTCACATGTCTCCGCGTACGTCTGAGATCAAGCTGAGGGAAGGCTTTTGGAGTGGAAGTGCAAGTGGGAgcgaggacgaggacgaggaggaagttgcCGATGTGATTGTTGCGCGAGAGATCGAGAAA